Within the Myxococcus virescens genome, the region GTGGACGTCACGCTCGACGAGCTCGCCCAGATTCTGGGCGAGGAGCTGCAGCTGCCCAACATCGAGCGGCGGCAGAACGAGCGCATCATCACCCAGAAGATCCGCTACACCGGCGTCAACACCACCGGCCCGGAGTCGCTGCGGCACTTCAAGCGGACCTTCAAGCAGGCGCTGCGGCGGCAGATTGCCGCTGGCACGTATGACCCGGCGCGGCCCGTCATCATCCCCACGCGCGAGGACCGCCGCTACCGCAGCTACAAGCTCCAGGACCTGCCCGAAACGAACGCGGTCATCATCTACATGATGGACGTGTCGGGCTCCATGGGTGACGAGCAGAAGGAGATCGTCCGCATCGAGAGCTTCTGGCTCGATACGTGGCTGCGCCACCAATACAAGGGCCTGGAGGCGCGCTACATCATCCACGACGCGGTGGCGCGCGAGGTGGACCGCGACACGTTCTTCCACACCCGCGAGTCCGGCGGGACGATGATCTCCAGCGCCTACAAGCTCTGCCGGGACATCATCCTGGCGGACTACCCGAAGAGCGCGTGGAACATCTACCCGTTCCACTTCAGCGACGGGGACAACTGGAGCGCGGACGACACGCGGCAGTGCATTGAGATGCTGCGCAACGACGTGCTGCCCAACGTCAACCAGTTCGCCTACGGCCAGGTGGAGTCCCCCTACGGCAGCGGCCAGTTCATCAAGGATTTGCGCGAGGCGGTGGGGGACACGCCCAACGTCGCGCTGAGCGAAATCGCGGACAAGGACGCCATCTACGCGTCCATCAAGGACTTCCTCGGCAAGGGCCGCTGACTTCAGCGGTCCTGTCCCACCGGAGCGACTGCCCGATGCCCAAGAGCCTCCCCCCTCGCCTCGCCTCGCTCCGCGACGAAATCCATGGCTACGCCAAGGAGTTCGGCCTGGACTTCTTCGACACCCACTTCGAGATGGTGTCCTACGACGAGATGAACATGGTGGCCGCCTACGGCGGCTTTCCCACCCGCTATCCCCACTGGCGCTGGGGCATGGAGTACGAGCAGCTCGCCAAGGGCTACGAGTACGGGCTGAGCAAGATCTACGAGCTCGTCATCAACAACGACCCTTGCTACGCCTACTTGATGGAGAGCAACCCGGAGGTGGACCAGAAGCTCGTCATGGCCCACGTCTACGGTCACTGCGACTTCTTCAAGAACAACTTCTCCTTCCGGCACACCAACCGCCGGATGATTGATGAGATGGCCAACCACGCCACGCGGGTGCGGCGCTGGGTGGACAAGATTGGCGTGGAGAAGGTCGAGGACTTCATCGACCGGACGCTGAGCCTGGAGAACCTCATCGACCAGCACGCGCCGCACATCCGGCGCAACCCGGACCCGAAGAAGGCCGAGGACGAGCTCAAGGCCAACGAGCGCGTAGAGGGCTTCAAGGTGGGCCGCGAATACATGCGCGGCTACATCAACCCGTCCGAGTTCCTCGACTCACAGCGCAAGAAGGTGGAGGACGAGAAGCAGCGCGCCAAGAAGTTCCCCGAGCGCCCCCAGCGCGACGTGTTGCTCTTCCTGCTGGAAGAGGCGCCGCTGGAGCCGTGGGAGGCGGACATCCTCGCGATTCTGCGCGACGAGGCCTACTACTTCGCGCCCCAGGGCCAGACGAAAATCATGAACGAGGGGTGGGCCAGCTACTGGCACTCCACCATCATGACGCGCCGGGCCCTCAAGGACGACGAAATCATCGACTACGCGGACCACCACTCCGGCACCATGGGGACCCGCCCTGGCGCCATCAACCCGTACAAGCTCGGCATCGAGCTGTGGCGCGACATCGAGGAGCGGTGGAACAAGGGCCGCTTCGGCAAGGAATGGGACGAGTGCGATGATTTGCGCGCGCGCCGCGCCTGGGACAAGAAGCTGGGCGCCGGCCGCGAGAAGATCTTCGAGGTCCGCAAGCACTACAACGACATCACCTTCATCGACACGTTCCTGACGCCCGAGTTCGCGATGGAGCAGAAGCTCTTCGTGTACGGCTTCAACGACAAGCGCAACTCGTGGGAGATCCTCGACCGCGAGTTCAAGAAGGTGAAGAACAAGCTCCTCCAGGGACTCACCAACTTCGGCCAGCCCATCATCGAGGTGGTGGACGGCAACTTCGAGAACCGCAGCGAACTGCTGCTGGCGCACCGCCACGACGGACAGGACCTCAAGGGCGACTACGCCCGCGAGACGCTGCGCAACCTCCAGTCCCTGTGGCGCCGGCCCGTCAACATCCTCACGCGGTACGACAACAAGGGCGTCATCCTGCGCTTCGACGGGCAGAGCCACTCCGAGCGGAAGGTGGAACTCTGAGCAGCCGCGCCCGGCCCCGGGCGGTGCGCCAAAGGCTCACTGACGGCATCGCCTGCTCGAGGTAGCGCGGGCCCGCCGACATGGGCCTCGTCGATGCGCCGGAGGCCCTGAGGACACCGGGTGGGCAGCGTCTCCCGCTGGGGGCGAAGGGAGGCCGGGCCAGGCGCTCCTCGGAGACTTCAAGCAGCCAGGCAGCCGAGCCCGGAAATTTCCCGGCCCTTCGCTGGGCGAGCGCCAGGGTGTCCACTACACTCGGCCGCCGCCCCATGAGAATCGCTCCCCTGCTCTGCCTGGCCGCCGCGCTGCTGGCTTCGACGTCCGAAGCCGCGGTCCGTCACGTCATCAAGAACCGCCGTATCGAGCCGAACCAGACGCTCGCGAAGGCGCTGCACGACGCGCAGCTCCCGGACGCGCAGGTGGCCGCCGTCATCTCCGCGCTGGAGGGCGTGTTCGACTTCCGCAAGTCGCGCGTGGGCGACCAGCTGCGGCTCGTCATCCGCGACGGGGAGCTGGACTTCTTCGACTACCGCCAGAGCATGGTGGACGAGTGGCAGGTCCGCCGCGACGGCGAGAAGTACGTGGGCAGCAAGCGCGCCATCGAGGTGGAGAAGCAGGTCGCCGTGGTGGCGCTGGAAATCCAGTCGTCGCTGTACGAGGCGGCGGTGGCCGCCGGCGAGGACCCGGCCATCGGCATGGTGCTGGCGGACGTGTTCGCCTGGGACATCGACTTCTACCGTGACGTGCGCAAGGGCGACACGGCGCGCGCGCTGGTGGAGAAGTTCGTCTCCAAGGGCCGCCTGCTGCGCTACGGCGACGTGCTGGCGGCGACGTACGCGGGCGGGCTCGTGGGCAACAAGAAGGTGTACCGCTACGTGCTCCCGGACGGGCAGCCCAACTACTTCAACGAGGAGGGCGCCAGCGCGAAGAAGACCTTCCTCAAGACGCCCCTGAAGTACGCCAACGTCACCAGCCGCTTCGGCTCGCGCTTCCACCCGGTGCTCAAGTACCTCAAGGCCCACAATGGCGTGGACTACGGCACCCCCATCGGCACCCCGGTGTGGGCGGTGGCGGACGGCACGGTGACGCAGGCGGGCTACGCGGGCGCCGCCGGCAACATGGTGGTCATCCGCCACGCCAACGGCTTCGAGACGCAGTACATGCACCTGTCGCGCTTCGGCGAAGGCGTCCGCGCAGGCGCCCGCGTGCGGCAGAAGCAGGTCATCGCCTACTCCGGCAACACCGGCCGCTCCACCGGGCCGCACCTGCACTTCGGGCTCAAGCGCAACGGCCAGTACACCAACCCGCTCAACCAGCAGTTCCCCCGCGCGGACCCACTGCCCAAGGAGCTGCTGCCGGACTTCCTCGCCAAGGCGCAGGAACTGACGGGGCAGATGGAGGCCGTGTCCGTGGCCGCCGTCGCCGGGCAGGCCGCGGCCATGCCGTGACGCGGTGACGCCGTGCGCGTCCCCTCCGTGGGACGCGCGCCGCGGGTCTACTCCCAGGTGATGACGTAGTCAGCGCCCGTCACGCCGCGGGGCGTGCCCACCACCCGGCTCTTGCAGCCGACGACGCTCAGCGCCTCCTTCAAGACGCCCTCGTGGTACTGCACCGGCTGCATGTCCCCGTGGAAGGCCAGGCGCACCTGCTTGTCTCCCAGCACGGCGAATTCGCGCCGGCCATAGTTCACCAGCGTCGAGTACGCGGTGGGCGCGTGGGAGAGGAGCCGCTTGGGGTCGCCCTTGCCGATGAGCCGGTTGAGCGTCTGCCCCACCGTGGACTGGAAGAAGTGCGTGACGGCCGCGGCCCCGCAGGCCCGCACCGCGTCCTCCATGGAGCCGTACATGGGCGTGAGCGCTTCCGACGTCGCGTACAAGAGGCGCAGGGCATCCACGGCCGGGTAGGAGAAGAAGTCCACCGGGGAGCGCTTGAAGAAGGGCTCACGCAGGCGCGTGGCCGCCTCCACGCCCAGCTGCTTCTCTGTCAGGTTGAACACCGCGTTGAAGACGAGCCCGCGCACCGTGTCGTCGGGACGGATGACGGCCAACCGTTGTTCGAGGTCGTTCTGCGGAAAGCCCATGGCGGATTGCTCTCTACATCAATCCGTCTCCGGGTTGGCGCGCCATCCACCGGCAGGCAGTCCGCCGCCCTTCCAGGTGAGCTGTCCCCCAGGGCTGGGACGCGCTTTACCGGTGCGATGCGAGACACGGCTGCGCTAGCCTGACGCACCTTCGCGAACCCGGGAAACCCCGGTGGCCGCGAAACCATGAACCCGCAGCAACTCCGTCCAGAGATACCCAGCGCCATGGCCCCTCCTGCCTCCGCCTCCCAGCAGCCCCGCCCCGCCCAGCCGGCCACGACCGACGACAGCGGGCTCGGGCACGACGCGGCCAGCTTGCGCCGTTCCTTCCTCGACCACGTCCGCTATTCGCGCGGAAAGAACTACGAGTCGTCCACGCCCCATGACCGCTTCATGGCGCTGTCGCTCGCGGTGCGTGACAGGCTGGCGGACCGGTGGGTGAAGACGTCGCGCACGTATTACGAAAAGGACGTCAAGCGCGCCTATTACCTCTCCGCCGAGTACCTGCTGGGTCGGGCCCTGGGCAACAACCTGCTGAACCTGGGGATGTACGAAGCGGCCGCCGAGTCGATGCAGGAAGTGGGGGTGGACCTCACCAACCTGCTGGAGATGGAGCCGGACGCGGGCCTGGGCAACGGCGGCCTGGGGCGCCTGGCCGCGTGTTTCATGGAGTCGCTGGCCACCCTGGCCTACCCCGGAATGGGGTACGGCATCCGCTACGAGTTCGGCATCTTCACGCAGGACATCGTCGACGGGTACCAGGTGGAGCGCGCCGACGAGTGGCTCAAGTTCGGCAACCCGTGGGAAATCGTCCGGCCGGAGAAGGCGGTGCCGGTGCGCTTCTTCGGGCGCGTGGAGCACCACCAGGGCCCGGATGGCCGTCCCGTGGCGCGCTGGGTGGGCGGCAAGACGGTGGTGGGCGTTCCGTATGACACGCCCATCGCCGGGTACCACAACAACACCGTCAACACGCTGCGGCTGTGGCAGGCGCGCGCCTCCGAGGAGTTCGACCTGCTGCTGTTCAACGCGGGCGACTACGAGCGCTCGGTGGTGGAGAAGAACGACTCGGAGGTCATCTCCAAGGTCCTCTACCCCAACGACGCGTTCCAGGCCGGCAAGGAGCTGCGGCTCAAGCAGCAGTACTTCTTCGTCGCGTGCTCCATCGCGGACATCGTCCGGCGCTACCTGAAGAACCACACGGACTTCAAGGACTTCTCCCGCAAGGCAGCCATCCAGCTCAACGACACCCACCCGGCCATTGGCGTGGCGGAGCTGATGCGCGTGCTGGTGGACGAGAAGCGCCTGCTCTGGGACGAGGCGTGGACGATTACCCAGGAGACGTTCGGCTACACCAACCACACGCTGCTGGCCGAGGCGATGGAGAAGTGGCCGGCGACGCTCTTCGAGCGGTTGCTGCCCCGACACCTGGAAATCATCTACGAAATCAACTCGCGCTTCCTGCGGCAGGTGCAGATTCGCTACCCGTACGACCAGGAGAAAATGCAGCGGATGAGCCTGGTGGAGGAAGGGGCCGAGAAGAAGATTCGCATGGCCCACCTCGCCGTCGTCGGCAGCCACAGCGTCAACGGCGTGGCCGCGCTGCACACCGACCTGCTGCGCCGGGACGTGCTGACGGACTTCGCGTCCATGAACCCGGAGCGGTTCAACAACAAGACGAATGGCGTGACGCCGCGCCGCTGGCTGGCCTGGTGCAACCCCCGCCTGTCCA harbors:
- a CDS encoding DUF2378 family protein, whose protein sequence is MGFPQNDLEQRLAVIRPDDTVRGLVFNAVFNLTEKQLGVEAATRLREPFFKRSPVDFFSYPAVDALRLLYATSEALTPMYGSMEDAVRACGAAAVTHFFQSTVGQTLNRLIGKGDPKRLLSHAPTAYSTLVNYGRREFAVLGDKQVRLAFHGDMQPVQYHEGVLKEALSVVGCKSRVVGTPRGVTGADYVITWE
- a CDS encoding SpoVR family protein, with the translated sequence MPKSLPPRLASLRDEIHGYAKEFGLDFFDTHFEMVSYDEMNMVAAYGGFPTRYPHWRWGMEYEQLAKGYEYGLSKIYELVINNDPCYAYLMESNPEVDQKLVMAHVYGHCDFFKNNFSFRHTNRRMIDEMANHATRVRRWVDKIGVEKVEDFIDRTLSLENLIDQHAPHIRRNPDPKKAEDELKANERVEGFKVGREYMRGYINPSEFLDSQRKKVEDEKQRAKKFPERPQRDVLLFLLEEAPLEPWEADILAILRDEAYYFAPQGQTKIMNEGWASYWHSTIMTRRALKDDEIIDYADHHSGTMGTRPGAINPYKLGIELWRDIEERWNKGRFGKEWDECDDLRARRAWDKKLGAGREKIFEVRKHYNDITFIDTFLTPEFAMEQKLFVYGFNDKRNSWEILDREFKKVKNKLLQGLTNFGQPIIEVVDGNFENRSELLLAHRHDGQDLKGDYARETLRNLQSLWRRPVNILTRYDNKGVILRFDGQSHSERKVEL
- a CDS encoding DUF444 family protein; amino-acid sequence: MTLKIHQDHSRFKQIVRGKIKANLRKYVQKGEMIGKKGKDAISIPIPFIDIPRFKYGHKEQGGVGQGDGEVGQQLGPGAVEPGEGKQAGQGEGDHAMEVDVTLDELAQILGEELQLPNIERRQNERIITQKIRYTGVNTTGPESLRHFKRTFKQALRRQIAAGTYDPARPVIIPTREDRRYRSYKLQDLPETNAVIIYMMDVSGSMGDEQKEIVRIESFWLDTWLRHQYKGLEARYIIHDAVAREVDRDTFFHTRESGGTMISSAYKLCRDIILADYPKSAWNIYPFHFSDGDNWSADDTRQCIEMLRNDVLPNVNQFAYGQVESPYGSGQFIKDLREAVGDTPNVALSEIADKDAIYASIKDFLGKGR
- a CDS encoding M23 family metallopeptidase — its product is MRIAPLLCLAAALLASTSEAAVRHVIKNRRIEPNQTLAKALHDAQLPDAQVAAVISALEGVFDFRKSRVGDQLRLVIRDGELDFFDYRQSMVDEWQVRRDGEKYVGSKRAIEVEKQVAVVALEIQSSLYEAAVAAGEDPAIGMVLADVFAWDIDFYRDVRKGDTARALVEKFVSKGRLLRYGDVLAATYAGGLVGNKKVYRYVLPDGQPNYFNEEGASAKKTFLKTPLKYANVTSRFGSRFHPVLKYLKAHNGVDYGTPIGTPVWAVADGTVTQAGYAGAAGNMVVIRHANGFETQYMHLSRFGEGVRAGARVRQKQVIAYSGNTGRSTGPHLHFGLKRNGQYTNPLNQQFPRADPLPKELLPDFLAKAQELTGQMEAVSVAAVAGQAAAMP
- a CDS encoding glycogen/starch/alpha-glucan phosphorylase; translation: MAPPASASQQPRPAQPATTDDSGLGHDAASLRRSFLDHVRYSRGKNYESSTPHDRFMALSLAVRDRLADRWVKTSRTYYEKDVKRAYYLSAEYLLGRALGNNLLNLGMYEAAAESMQEVGVDLTNLLEMEPDAGLGNGGLGRLAACFMESLATLAYPGMGYGIRYEFGIFTQDIVDGYQVERADEWLKFGNPWEIVRPEKAVPVRFFGRVEHHQGPDGRPVARWVGGKTVVGVPYDTPIAGYHNNTVNTLRLWQARASEEFDLLLFNAGDYERSVVEKNDSEVISKVLYPNDAFQAGKELRLKQQYFFVACSIADIVRRYLKNHTDFKDFSRKAAIQLNDTHPAIGVAELMRVLVDEKRLLWDEAWTITQETFGYTNHTLLAEAMEKWPATLFERLLPRHLEIIYEINSRFLRQVQIRYPYDQEKMQRMSLVEEGAEKKIRMAHLAVVGSHSVNGVAALHTDLLRRDVLTDFASMNPERFNNKTNGVTPRRWLAWCNPRLSKLITSRIGEGWVTDLDKLTKLEAHAEDPEFRKAFREVKRANKEDLARHIRDLRWVQLNPDAIFDVQIKRLHEYKRQLLNALHIVALWMKARRDPSTIIHPRAFIFGAKAAPGYHLAKLTIRLINGIAEVVNSDAGTTGLQVVFAPNYRVSLAERIIPAADVSEQISTAGMEASGTGNMKLMLNGALTLGTLDGANVEIRDAVGDENFFLFGLTADEVIARKREGYRPRDEYNQHQELREALDLISTGFFSPEDKHLFKPLVDSLLEEDRYLMLADFPSYMAKQEDVAHAYKDADAWARKCIINVARGGIFSSDRTIKQYAEEIWRIQQTPVDP